The following are encoded in a window of Sphaerisporangium siamense genomic DNA:
- the hflX gene encoding GTPase HflX, with the protein MSNESYEHLAAGDYDLDDRQALRRVAGLSTELEDVTEVEYRRLRLERVVLVGVWTTGTVVDAENSLQELRLLAETAGSQVLEGLIQRRQRPDSATYIGSGKAAELRDIVASSGADTVICDGELTPGQLRQLEEVVKVKVIDRTALILDIFAQHAKSREGKAQVELAQLSYLLPRLRGWGGNLSRQVGGRAAGGVGIGGRGPGETKIELDRRRIRERMAKLRRQIGGMSTARETMRSRRARREVPAVAIAGYTNAGKSSLLNRLTGAGVLVEDALFATLDPTVRRARTPDGRLFTIADTVGFVRHLPHQLVEAFRSTLEEVADADLILHVVDGSHPDPESQLAAVREVLADLDGVSHIPEIVVVNKADAADPVVLARLATRERHSVVVSARTGAGIDELLAVIERELPHLDHEVHMLVPYDRGDLISRAHKEGEVLSIDHTADGTVLRARVPAGLYSELDRTGKPVETVV; encoded by the coding sequence ATGTCCAACGAGTCCTACGAACACCTCGCCGCCGGCGACTACGACCTCGACGACCGGCAGGCGCTCCGGCGGGTCGCCGGACTGTCCACCGAGCTTGAGGACGTCACCGAGGTCGAGTACCGCCGGCTCCGCCTGGAGCGGGTGGTCCTGGTCGGGGTGTGGACCACCGGCACCGTCGTCGACGCGGAGAACTCCCTGCAGGAGCTGAGGCTCCTGGCCGAGACCGCGGGATCGCAGGTCCTGGAGGGCCTGATCCAGCGGCGCCAGCGCCCCGACTCCGCCACCTACATCGGATCCGGCAAGGCCGCCGAGCTGCGCGACATCGTCGCCTCCAGCGGCGCCGACACCGTGATCTGCGACGGCGAGCTCACGCCCGGTCAGCTGCGCCAGCTCGAAGAGGTCGTCAAGGTCAAGGTCATCGACCGCACGGCCCTGATCCTCGACATCTTCGCCCAGCATGCCAAGAGCCGCGAGGGCAAGGCGCAGGTCGAGCTGGCCCAGCTCAGCTACCTGCTGCCGCGCCTGCGCGGCTGGGGTGGCAACCTGTCCCGCCAGGTCGGCGGCCGCGCCGCCGGCGGCGTGGGCATCGGAGGCCGCGGCCCCGGTGAGACGAAGATCGAGCTGGACCGCCGCCGCATCCGCGAGCGCATGGCCAAGCTGCGCCGGCAGATCGGCGGCATGTCCACCGCCCGCGAGACCATGCGTTCGCGCAGGGCGCGGCGCGAGGTCCCGGCCGTGGCCATCGCCGGCTACACCAACGCCGGCAAGTCCTCGCTGCTGAACCGTCTCACGGGCGCCGGAGTCCTGGTGGAGGACGCCCTGTTCGCCACCCTCGACCCGACCGTCCGCCGGGCCCGCACGCCGGACGGCAGGCTGTTCACGATCGCCGACACCGTCGGCTTCGTCCGCCACCTGCCGCACCAGCTCGTCGAGGCCTTCCGCTCCACGCTGGAGGAGGTCGCCGACGCCGACCTGATCCTGCACGTCGTGGACGGCTCGCATCCGGACCCCGAGTCCCAGCTCGCCGCCGTCCGCGAGGTCCTGGCCGACCTCGACGGCGTGAGCCACATCCCCGAGATCGTGGTGGTCAACAAGGCCGACGCCGCCGACCCGGTGGTGCTGGCCCGCCTGGCCACCCGCGAGCGGCACAGCGTGGTCGTGTCCGCCCGCACCGGGGCGGGCATCGACGAGCTGCTCGCCGTGATCGAGCGGGAACTGCCACACCTGGACCACGAGGTCCACATGCTCGTGCCGTACGACCGGGGCGATCTCATCTCCCGGGCGCACAAGGAGGGCGAGGTGCTGTCGATCGACCACACCGCCGACGGCACGGTGCTGCGGGCCCGGGTTCCGGCCGGTCTCTATTCCGAGCTCGACCGCACGGGAAAGCCCGTCGAGACCGTCGTCTGA
- a CDS encoding ATP-binding protein — protein sequence MDPLGPEREDSWLRLEDASAIGAARRMATALARDRGFDDEHVGQVAVAVSEAASNLVKHARVGLMLIRPHPGALGTVEVISIDSGPGMSDTVGPIRDGYSTTGTLGIGLGAITRLADSYDIYSQPGKGTVLTMLFTARGTSVPDTVACGLGRPVGDEIVSGDALAFEETPDTVTAIVCDGLGHGIGAAEASREAVRVFRAAPEVTPVSMIERVHRALGHTRGGAVAAIHVDRRSRAVTYAGIGNISGWIVTPTGRQGMLAMPGIAGHNARHMRESRYELPPHAVIVLHSDGLTERWDLAAYPGLLRHSAHVIAGTLFRDSAIRRDDASVLVIRTGP from the coding sequence ATGGACCCGCTAGGCCCCGAGCGGGAGGACTCCTGGCTGAGGCTCGAAGACGCCAGCGCGATCGGCGCGGCCCGCAGGATGGCCACCGCGCTCGCCCGGGACAGGGGGTTCGACGACGAGCACGTCGGCCAGGTCGCCGTGGCGGTGAGCGAGGCCGCCTCGAACCTGGTCAAGCACGCCCGGGTCGGCTTGATGCTGATCCGCCCGCACCCGGGCGCCCTCGGGACGGTCGAGGTGATCTCGATCGACAGCGGCCCCGGCATGTCCGACACCGTTGGACCGATCCGGGACGGCTATTCCACCACCGGCACGCTCGGCATCGGCCTCGGCGCGATCACCCGTCTGGCGGACTCCTACGACATCTACTCCCAGCCGGGCAAGGGAACCGTCCTGACCATGCTGTTCACGGCACGTGGCACGTCCGTCCCCGACACCGTGGCGTGCGGGCTGGGACGGCCCGTGGGCGACGAGATCGTGAGCGGTGACGCGCTGGCCTTCGAGGAGACCCCCGACACGGTGACGGCCATCGTCTGCGACGGCCTCGGCCACGGCATCGGAGCGGCGGAGGCGTCGCGCGAGGCCGTCCGGGTCTTCCGCGCCGCCCCGGAGGTCACGCCGGTCTCGATGATCGAGCGCGTGCACCGCGCCCTCGGGCACACCCGGGGAGGCGCCGTGGCGGCGATCCACGTCGACAGGAGGTCGCGCGCGGTGACGTACGCCGGCATCGGGAACATCTCCGGGTGGATCGTCACGCCCACCGGGCGCCAGGGGATGCTGGCCATGCCGGGCATCGCCGGGCACAACGCCCGCCACATGCGGGAGTCCCGCTACGAGCTCCCCCCGCACGCCGTGATCGTGCTGCACTCCGACGGGCTCACCGAGCGCTGGGACCTCGCCGCCTATCCCGGCCTGCTGCGCCACTCGGCGCACGTCATCGCCGGCACGCTGTTCCGCGACTCGGCCATCCGCCGGGACGACGCGAGCGTGCTCGTCATCCGGACCGGCCCATGA
- a CDS encoding DUF4097 family beta strand repeat-containing protein, whose translation MTKTLSSEPSSESPGDPEGSPGSGRGPRPPRGRARPMMAAGLVLGAGLLLGACGLENIAGPTKQATETYDVTGRIGLLRVEGGAGDIVVTESARTGVRVTETLHWKSEKPKTKHPMDGDTLKLGFTCDNGGWTCGVDYKVEVPRGLNVKLEAGSGDITLRALSGRVDAKTGSGAVDARGLGATYAEADSGSGDVELRFTSVPEYVRIGTGSGDGIVHVPQNTYHVSLTTGSGDHTMQVANDPASPRRIMVQTGSGEAKVLKG comes from the coding sequence ATGACGAAGACGTTGTCCTCCGAGCCGTCCTCCGAGTCCCCCGGCGACCCGGAGGGTTCCCCCGGCTCCGGACGGGGGCCGCGCCCCCCGCGGGGACGCGCGCGGCCGATGATGGCCGCCGGGCTCGTGCTCGGCGCGGGACTGCTGCTCGGCGCCTGCGGCCTGGAGAACATCGCCGGGCCCACCAAGCAGGCGACCGAGACCTACGACGTGACCGGCCGGATCGGCCTGCTGCGCGTCGAGGGGGGCGCGGGCGACATCGTGGTGACCGAGTCCGCGCGCACGGGGGTGCGCGTCACCGAGACGCTGCACTGGAAGAGCGAGAAGCCGAAGACCAAGCACCCGATGGACGGCGACACGCTCAAGCTCGGCTTCACCTGCGATAACGGCGGCTGGACGTGCGGGGTCGACTACAAGGTCGAGGTCCCGCGCGGGCTCAACGTGAAGCTGGAGGCCGGGTCGGGCGACATCACCCTGCGCGCCCTGTCCGGCCGGGTCGACGCCAAGACCGGATCCGGCGCCGTCGACGCGCGCGGGCTCGGCGCCACGTACGCGGAGGCCGACAGCGGGTCCGGCGACGTGGAGCTGCGCTTCACCAGCGTCCCCGAGTACGTGCGGATCGGGACCGGCTCGGGGGACGGCATCGTGCACGTGCCGCAGAACACCTACCACGTGAGCCTCACCACCGGTTCCGGCGACCACACCATGCAGGTCGCCAACGACCCGGCGTCGCCGCGCAGGATCATGGTGCAGACGGGGTCCGGCGAGGCCAAGGTGCTCAAGGGCTGA
- a CDS encoding STAS domain-containing protein: MDRVPILKIGDILLVSIQGDLDDHAVLTLQEDLADRVVATSAVGVIIDITAVEIVDSFVGRMLSTIAGMARMLDAETIVVGMRPAVAITLVELGLSLGGLRTALDLEKGIALLGRHARGAADELSPVGP; encoded by the coding sequence ATGGACCGCGTGCCCATCCTGAAGATCGGTGACATCCTCCTCGTCTCGATCCAGGGAGATCTCGACGACCACGCCGTCCTCACCCTTCAGGAGGACCTGGCGGACCGCGTCGTCGCCACCAGCGCGGTGGGCGTGATCATCGACATCACCGCCGTCGAGATCGTCGACTCGTTCGTCGGGCGCATGCTGTCGACGATCGCCGGGATGGCCCGCATGCTGGACGCCGAGACGATCGTCGTCGGCATGCGCCCCGCCGTGGCCATCACTCTGGTCGAGCTCGGGCTGTCGCTCGGCGGCCTGCGCACGGCGCTCGACCTTGAGAAGGGCATCGCCCTGCTCGGCCGCCATGCCCGTGGGGCCGCGGACGAGCTGTCGCCGGTGGGCCCGTGA
- a CDS encoding sensor histidine kinase: MTRELITVVLEDDHAVFAVRQVGRDVAEAVGLDELDRIRVGTALSEVGREIVAGGRRATITFRLDEGVGLVLELSYSEGPRKVAAAGMLLAGRLMDTVDHDDGTRRITMVKRVPGSRDLAEGALGEIRARQGELTPAGVLEELRQQNRELAAALEDSQEQRQNLLRLNAELEETNQGVLALYNQLSEELEETNRGVVALYAELDEKSAQLREASEARNRFWATISHELRTPLNSIIGLVRLLLGPGGEDLSQEQQLQVELIGGSAQTLLALVAELLDMAKAESGRLTPQPAAVDVPALADRLRMTLNPTSADRVRLTVDVRRAPQTLTTDEVLLSRVLRNLMSNALKFTEAGEVSLTAYTDHGEVVFVVADTGIGIPDELQQRVFEEFFQIPGPVQTRARGTGLGLPYARRLAEALGGTLQLTSVPGEGTTVTVRLPLAPETETPQTG; this comes from the coding sequence ATGACCCGCGAGCTGATCACCGTCGTCCTGGAGGACGACCACGCCGTGTTCGCGGTCCGGCAGGTGGGCCGTGACGTCGCCGAGGCCGTCGGCCTGGACGAGCTGGACCGCATCCGGGTGGGCACCGCGCTCAGCGAGGTGGGCCGTGAGATCGTCGCGGGCGGGCGCCGGGCGACGATCACTTTCCGCCTGGACGAGGGCGTGGGCCTCGTGCTGGAGCTGTCCTACTCGGAGGGCCCGCGCAAGGTCGCCGCCGCGGGGATGCTGCTCGCGGGCCGTCTCATGGATACGGTGGACCACGATGACGGGACACGCCGGATCACCATGGTGAAAAGGGTTCCCGGGTCTCGCGACCTCGCCGAGGGGGCGCTGGGAGAGATCCGGGCGAGGCAGGGCGAGCTGACGCCCGCGGGCGTGCTGGAGGAGCTCCGGCAGCAGAACCGCGAGCTCGCCGCCGCGCTGGAGGACTCCCAGGAGCAGCGTCAGAACCTGCTGCGGCTCAACGCCGAGCTGGAGGAGACCAACCAGGGCGTCCTCGCACTGTACAACCAGCTCTCGGAGGAGCTGGAGGAGACCAACAGGGGCGTGGTCGCGCTGTACGCCGAGCTGGACGAGAAGTCCGCCCAGCTCCGCGAGGCCAGCGAGGCCAGAAACCGCTTCTGGGCCACGATCAGCCACGAGCTGCGCACCCCGCTGAACTCGATCATCGGCCTGGTACGGCTGCTGCTCGGGCCGGGCGGCGAGGATTTGAGCCAGGAGCAGCAGCTCCAGGTCGAGCTGATCGGCGGCTCCGCGCAGACGCTCCTGGCGCTGGTGGCCGAGCTGCTGGACATGGCCAAGGCCGAGTCGGGCCGCCTGACCCCGCAGCCGGCGGCCGTGGACGTCCCCGCGCTGGCCGACCGGCTGCGCATGACGCTGAACCCGACGAGCGCCGACCGGGTCCGCCTCACCGTCGACGTCCGCCGGGCGCCGCAGACGCTGACGACCGACGAGGTCCTGCTGTCGCGGGTGCTGCGCAACCTGATGTCCAACGCGCTGAAGTTCACCGAGGCGGGCGAGGTGAGCCTCACGGCCTACACCGACCACGGCGAGGTGGTGTTCGTGGTCGCCGACACCGGTATCGGCATCCCCGACGAGCTCCAGCAGCGCGTGTTCGAGGAGTTCTTCCAGATTCCCGGCCCCGTGCAGACACGGGCGCGCGGCACCGGACTCGGCCTGCCGTACGCGCGCAGGCTGGCCGAGGCGCTGGGCGGCACGCTGCAACTCACCAGCGTTCCGGGTGAGGGCACGACCGTCACCGTGCGGCTGCCGCTCGCCCCGGAAACCGAGACCCCCCAGACCGGTTAG
- a CDS encoding fused response regulator/phosphatase → MTEKPGTILVVDDTPTKRYILGSWLRRAGHDVVEATCGEEALRLVRAVSPDLVILDVRLPDIDGYEVCERIKADPLTMAIPVIQISAHAIAVADRAHGLYRGADAYMAEPIEPEEFLATVQAALRYYRARQRAERMAKRLSELTNVTLQMSASTTFDRLLRVAVEGTSQILDRRAGALAIALDGRMRRYTAIEPGGMSRSRGAPDDSLDKVTAATLGTSAGTAEFTMARNDWLGIIPDTDVVTGITAVVSRTRSERPAVVLGVDRSEPLDSDELDILKQLGQALTLAVDALRAYAEEHMIALTLQRSFLPSHIPPTPGLEVALRYEPAIDNVEVGGDFYEVMRLGDRLLVGIGDVQGHSLHAATVMAELRHALRALVVEEQDLGRLMGRLNDVLRRYHPSMTATVCLLLIDVASGVVEIANAGHIPPIIVADGEAHYHDWGNLLIGAAPEEYRVDRLKLPGNGALLMFTDGLIEDRDVPLDQSLEVVRSIAESFDRDLEMFCDRLIAHFGAREDDVAIVALRRTG, encoded by the coding sequence ATGACTGAGAAACCAGGAACCATCTTGGTGGTGGACGACACCCCCACCAAGCGGTACATCCTGGGCAGCTGGCTGCGCAGGGCCGGGCATGACGTCGTGGAGGCCACCTGCGGCGAGGAGGCCCTCCGCCTGGTGCGGGCCGTCTCGCCCGACCTGGTGATCCTCGATGTGCGACTGCCCGACATCGACGGGTACGAGGTGTGCGAGCGGATCAAGGCCGACCCTCTCACCATGGCCATTCCGGTCATCCAGATCTCGGCGCACGCCATCGCCGTGGCCGACCGCGCGCACGGGCTCTACCGGGGCGCCGACGCCTACATGGCCGAGCCGATCGAGCCCGAGGAGTTCCTCGCGACCGTGCAGGCCGCGCTGCGCTACTACCGGGCGCGCCAGCGGGCCGAGCGCATGGCCAAGCGGCTCAGCGAGCTGACCAACGTCACGCTGCAGATGAGCGCGAGCACGACGTTCGACAGGCTGCTGCGGGTGGCGGTGGAGGGCACGTCCCAGATCCTGGACCGCAGGGCCGGGGCGCTGGCCATCGCCCTGGACGGCCGTATGCGCCGCTACACCGCGATCGAGCCGGGCGGCATGTCCAGGAGCCGCGGGGCCCCCGACGACAGCCTGGACAAGGTGACGGCCGCGACGCTGGGCACCTCGGCGGGCACGGCCGAGTTCACCATGGCGCGGAACGACTGGCTGGGGATCATTCCCGACACCGACGTCGTCACGGGCATCACCGCCGTCGTCTCGCGCACCCGGTCCGAACGCCCGGCGGTGGTGCTCGGCGTGGACCGCTCGGAGCCGCTGGACTCCGACGAGCTGGACATCCTCAAGCAGCTCGGCCAGGCGCTGACGCTGGCCGTGGACGCGCTCCGCGCCTACGCCGAGGAGCACATGATCGCGCTCACCCTGCAGCGCAGCTTCCTGCCCTCCCACATCCCGCCCACGCCGGGGCTGGAGGTGGCGCTGCGCTACGAGCCCGCCATCGACAACGTGGAGGTGGGCGGAGACTTCTACGAGGTCATGCGCCTCGGCGACCGGCTGCTCGTGGGCATCGGCGACGTGCAGGGGCATTCGCTGCACGCGGCGACGGTGATGGCCGAGCTGCGGCACGCCCTGCGCGCCCTGGTGGTGGAGGAGCAGGATCTCGGGCGTCTCATGGGGCGGCTGAACGACGTGCTCCGCCGCTACCACCCCTCGATGACCGCGACGGTGTGCCTGCTGCTGATCGACGTGGCGAGCGGCGTGGTCGAGATCGCCAACGCCGGGCACATCCCGCCGATCATCGTGGCCGACGGCGAGGCCCACTACCACGACTGGGGCAACCTGCTGATCGGCGCCGCCCCCGAGGAGTACCGGGTGGACCGGCTGAAGCTCCCCGGGAACGGCGCCCTTCTCATGTTCACCGACGGCCTGATCGAGGACCGGGACGTGCCGCTCGACCAGAGCCTGGAGGTCGTGCGGAGCATCGCCGAGTCCTTCGACCGGGACCTGGAGATGTTCTGCGACCGCCTGATCGCGCACTTCGGGGCCCGGGAGGACGACGTGGCCATCGTCGCCCTCCGGCGGACCGGCTGA
- the aceB gene encoding malate synthase A, producing the protein MAMDGVEITGPRLDRFDEILSPEALTFVATLQREFDGRRRELLEARQARQAELSSGGTLDFLPETKAIREDEAWRVAPPAPGLVDRRVEITGPVDRKMTVNALNSGAKVWLADFEDANSPLWENVVNGQLNLRDALDRTIDFETGGKRYALRPDDELATVVVRPRGWHLTEKHVLVDGAPFSASLFDFGLYFFHCARRQLDKGRGPYFYLPKMESHLEARLWNDVFTRAQELLGVPYGTIRATVLIETYPAAFEMEEILYELRDHSAGLNAGRWDYLFSVIKKFRTRGREFLLPERNAVTMTAPFMRAYTELLVRTCHRRGAHAIGGMAAFIPSRRDPEVNKVALEKVRADKTRESGDGFDGSWVAHPDLVPICREVFDSVLGDEPNQLGRLREDVSVSAGELLAVAETPGDITEAGLRNNVDVALRYLAAWMGGSGAVAIHNLMEDAATAEISRSQIWQWIHNGIELADTGEIVTREMAERVIAEELAKIGEQPGFDEPLYRQAAELFREVALDDDFAEFLTLPAYARMP; encoded by the coding sequence ATGGCCATGGACGGCGTTGAGATCACCGGCCCTCGGCTGGACCGCTTCGACGAGATCCTCTCCCCCGAGGCCCTGACCTTCGTCGCCACCCTGCAGCGCGAGTTCGACGGCCGGCGCCGCGAGCTGCTGGAGGCGCGGCAGGCACGCCAGGCCGAGCTGTCCTCGGGCGGCACCCTGGACTTCCTGCCGGAGACCAAGGCGATCCGCGAGGACGAGGCCTGGCGCGTGGCGCCGCCCGCCCCCGGCCTGGTGGACCGCCGCGTCGAGATCACCGGCCCCGTCGACCGCAAGATGACCGTCAACGCGCTCAACTCCGGGGCCAAGGTCTGGCTCGCCGACTTCGAGGACGCCAACTCCCCGCTGTGGGAGAACGTCGTCAACGGCCAGCTCAACCTGCGCGACGCGCTCGACCGCACGATCGACTTCGAGACCGGCGGCAAGCGGTACGCGCTGCGCCCCGACGACGAGCTGGCCACCGTCGTGGTCCGCCCCCGGGGCTGGCACCTCACCGAGAAGCACGTCCTGGTGGACGGCGCGCCGTTCTCGGCCTCGCTGTTCGACTTCGGGCTCTACTTCTTCCACTGCGCCCGCCGCCAGCTCGACAAGGGCCGCGGGCCGTACTTCTACCTCCCCAAGATGGAGTCCCACCTGGAGGCCCGCCTCTGGAACGACGTGTTCACCCGGGCGCAGGAGCTGCTCGGCGTGCCGTACGGGACGATCCGGGCGACCGTGCTGATCGAGACCTACCCGGCGGCGTTCGAGATGGAGGAGATCCTCTACGAGCTGCGCGACCACTCGGCGGGCCTCAACGCGGGCCGGTGGGACTACCTGTTCAGCGTGATCAAGAAGTTCCGCACCCGGGGCCGGGAGTTCCTGCTGCCCGAGCGCAACGCGGTGACGATGACCGCCCCCTTCATGCGCGCCTACACCGAGCTGCTGGTCCGCACCTGCCACCGGCGCGGGGCGCACGCGATCGGCGGCATGGCGGCGTTCATCCCCTCCCGCCGCGACCCCGAGGTCAACAAGGTGGCGCTGGAGAAGGTGCGCGCCGACAAGACGCGCGAGTCGGGCGACGGCTTCGACGGCTCCTGGGTCGCCCACCCCGACCTGGTGCCGATCTGCCGCGAGGTGTTCGACTCGGTGCTCGGCGATGAGCCCAACCAGCTCGGACGGCTCCGCGAGGACGTCTCGGTGTCGGCGGGCGAGCTGCTGGCGGTCGCCGAGACGCCGGGCGACATCACCGAGGCCGGCCTGCGCAACAACGTGGACGTGGCCCTGCGCTACCTGGCCGCCTGGATGGGCGGCAGCGGGGCGGTCGCCATCCACAACCTGATGGAGGACGCCGCCACCGCCGAGATCTCCCGCTCGCAGATCTGGCAGTGGATCCACAACGGCATCGAGCTGGCCGACACCGGCGAGATCGTCACCCGCGAGATGGCCGAGCGCGTCATCGCCGAGGAGCTCGCCAAGATCGGCGAGCAGCCCGGGTTCGACGAGCCCCTGTACCGGCAGGCCGCCGAACTGTTCCGGGAGGTCGCGCTGGACGACGACTTCGCCGAGTTCCTGACCCTGCCCGCCTACGCCCGCATGCCATGA
- a CDS encoding STAS domain-containing protein — protein sequence MTVQDNTSRHHIEQLLREHESRILDRWVKISNEPLLGRVNETETRKELQELYRAFLQTLVQPETVSELRGLLGELSRSRARQGFTPSETAVAVFGLKEAVYEIVEADGSEQALRGFVWLSRTIDGLGLNTFEAYTAARDKIITEQTEQLLELSTPVVKLWDGIVSVPLVGTLDSARTQVVMEKLLQILVDTGSEYAVIDITGVPAVDTQVAQHLLKTVMAARLMGAQCVISGIRPQIAHTIVTLGIEFGDIVTKATLADALAYTLKQSGVEVVSKKQTRVAIRAEEA from the coding sequence TTGACCGTCCAGGACAATACCAGCAGGCATCACATCGAACAGCTGCTTCGTGAGCACGAGAGCCGCATCCTCGACCGCTGGGTGAAGATCTCGAACGAGCCGCTGCTCGGCCGTGTCAACGAGACCGAGACCCGGAAGGAACTGCAGGAGCTCTACCGCGCCTTCCTGCAGACACTGGTCCAGCCCGAGACCGTCTCCGAGCTGCGGGGCCTGCTGGGCGAGCTGTCCCGCTCCCGCGCCCGCCAGGGCTTCACCCCCAGCGAGACCGCGGTCGCCGTCTTCGGGCTCAAGGAGGCCGTCTACGAGATCGTCGAGGCCGACGGCAGCGAGCAGGCGCTGCGCGGCTTCGTCTGGCTCTCCCGCACGATCGACGGCCTCGGCCTCAACACCTTCGAGGCCTACACCGCGGCCCGCGACAAGATCATCACCGAGCAGACCGAGCAGCTCCTGGAGCTCTCGACCCCGGTGGTCAAGCTGTGGGACGGCATCGTCTCGGTCCCCCTGGTCGGCACCCTGGACTCCGCCCGCACCCAGGTCGTCATGGAGAAGCTGCTCCAGATCCTGGTCGACACCGGCTCGGAGTACGCGGTGATCGACATCACGGGCGTGCCGGCGGTCGACACCCAGGTCGCCCAGCACCTGCTCAAGACCGTGATGGCCGCCCGCCTGATGGGCGCCCAGTGCGTCATCTCCGGCATCCGCCCGCAGATCGCCCACACGATCGTCACCCTGGGCATCGAGTTCGGCGACATCGTCACGAAGGCCACCCTCGCGGACGCGCTGGCGTACACGCTGAAGCAGAGCGGGGTGGAGGTCGTGAGCAAGAAGCAGACCCGCGTGGCGATCCGGGCCGAGGAGGCCTGA
- a CDS encoding anti-sigma regulatory factor: MSHPPPRIVEPTEELTITSNDEVVIVRQKVRAAAIELGFSLIDQTKVVTAASELARNTLVHAGGGHARIEILDRGGRRGLRLVFGDNGPGIADLNLALTDGWSSGGGLGLGLSGSRRLVDEFELDSEPGRGTVVTVTKWTR; this comes from the coding sequence GTGAGCCACCCCCCGCCCCGCATCGTGGAGCCCACGGAGGAGCTCACCATCACGTCCAACGACGAGGTGGTGATCGTCCGTCAGAAGGTCCGCGCGGCGGCCATCGAACTCGGCTTCTCGCTGATCGACCAGACGAAGGTCGTGACGGCGGCGAGCGAGCTCGCCAGGAACACCCTCGTGCACGCGGGCGGCGGCCATGCCCGCATCGAGATCCTCGACCGCGGCGGGCGTCGTGGGCTGCGCCTGGTGTTCGGCGACAACGGTCCCGGAATCGCCGACCTGAACCTGGCCCTGACCGACGGCTGGAGCAGCGGAGGCGGCCTCGGCCTCGGCCTGAGCGGCAGCCGCCGTCTCGTCGACGAGTTCGAGCTCGATTCCGAGCCCGGCCGGGGAACGGTCGTGACGGTGACGAAATGGACCCGCTAG